The Cryptococcus depauperatus CBS 7841 chromosome 7, complete sequence genome window below encodes:
- a CDS encoding adenylosuccinate synthetase — protein MAPSPEGVTVVLGAQWGDEGKGKLVDILAAEADICARCAGGNNAGHTIVVKNDKGEKISYAFNLLPSGLINPACTAFIGSGVVVHIPSLFNELDTLERKGLKVSDRLFVSDRAHLVMGFHQIVDGLKEIELGGSSIGTTKRGIGPAYSSKASRSGLRVHHLFDSTFPAKFRKLVEGRFKRYGHFEFDTEGEIEMYLAFAERLRPFIVDGPTFMHKALNSGKRILVEGANALMLDIDYGTYPYVTSSSTSVGGVISGLGIPTFSIKRVVGVVKAYTTRVGGGPFPTEDLGTVGETLQEVGAEYGVVTGRRRRCGWLDLVVMRYSTLINGYTSLNLTKLDVLDGFDEIKVATAYKIDGVEIDGFPADLDRLAQVEVQYTTLPGWKTDISNCKTYDDFPENAKAYIKFIGDFLGVKVQYVGVGPGRDQNVVIL, from the exons ATGGCCCCAT CACCGGAGGGAGTCACCGTTGT TCTTGGAGCCCAGTGGGGTGATGAAGGAAAGGGCAAGCTAGTTGATATCCTGGCCGCTGAGGCAGATATCTGTGCTCGATGTGCCGGTGGTAACAATGCTGGTCATACCATCGTCGTCAAGAATGATAAGGGCGAGAAGATTAGCTACGCGTTCAACCTCTTACCAAGTG GTTTGATCAACCCAGCGTGCACGGCTTTTATCGGCTCTGGTGTTGTGGTTCAcattccttctctctttaACGAGCTCGACACTCTTGAGCGAAAGG GTCTCAAAGTCTCGGATAGACTTTTCGTATCCGACAGAGCCCATCTCGTCATGGGCTTCCACCAGATCGTAGATGGATTGAAAGAAATCGAATTGGGCGGCTCCTCTATTGGTACTACCAAGAGGGGTATCGGACCCGCCTATTCTTCCAAGGCCTCTCGGTCTGGCCTTCGTGTGCATCATCTCTTTGACTCCACTTTTCCAGCCAAATTTAGAAAGTTGGTCGAAGGCAGGTTCAAGCGGTATGGTCACTTTGAGTTTGACACTGAAGGTGAGATCGAAATGTACTTG GCTTTCGCCGAACGTCTCCGTCCATTTATCGTTGATGGGCCAACATTTATGCACAAGGCTTTGAACTCTGGAAAGCGAATCCTCGTAGAGGGCGCCAATGCTCTCatgcttgatattgacTATGGTACCTACCCATATGTCACGTCCTCGTCTACTTCTGTTGGCGGTGTCATTAGCGGTCTCGGTATTCCCACCTTTTCCATCAAGCGAGTCGTTGGTGTCGTCAAAGCTTACACTACCCGAGTTGGTGGTGGTCCCTTCCCCACAGAAGACCTTGGCACTGTTGGAGAGACCTTGCAAGAAGTTGGTGCAGAGTACGGTGTCGTtactggaagaagaaggcgatgcGGCTGGCTTGACTTGGTCGTCATGAGGTATTCCACCCTGATCAACGGCTATACGTCCTTAAACCTCACAAAGCTTGATGTGCTTGACGGCTTTGACGAGATCAAGGTTGCCACTGCTTACAAGATTGATGGTGTTGAGATTGACGGCTTCCCTG CCGACCTTGATCGCCTTGCTCAAGTCGAGGTTCAGTACACGACTCTTCCTGGATGGAAGACCGACATCTCCAACTGCAAGACGTATGACGACTTTCCCGAGAACGCCAAGGCCTACATCAAGTTCATTGGTGACTTTTTGGGCGTGAAGGTGCAATACGTTGGCGTAGGGCCTGGTCGAGACCAGAACGTTGTGATTCTCTAG
- a CDS encoding amidophosphoribosyltransferase has product MTVSILVISFNPDRPAIVCGIIGLLLHDPLATQTVLAGTELAEGLSLLQHRGQDAAGVVTCGSGGRFYQVKANGMVRDVFDEAAVAGLKGWMGIGHARYPTAGSSAHAEAQPFYVNSPYGICFAHNGNIVNTPALRQFLDVDAHRHINTDSDSELLLNILADNLQKTGKFRINEEDIFTAIGDLTKTCIGAYACVAMIAGFGLVVFRDPNGIRPAGIATRKGARGGLDYLVASENVVAQGLGFSQWEDVKAGEAIIITREKITRRQVAEPQVFSPDIFEYVYFARPDSTLDGVSVYRSRMAMGEYLAETAKKELAKANLTIDVIIPVPDTSRVAALQCAQHLNIPYREGFVKNRYVGRTFIMPGQSERRKNVRRKLNAMPMEFADKVVMLVDDSIVRGTTSKEIVQMAKDVGAKKIVVASCAPPIRHSNVYGIDMPSSHELVAHDRTTEEVAEHIGADLVIYQTLEDLIMSCKKFNPSIPQFDCSVFTGEYVTGGVDDKYLEHLTRLRNDNAKAKKMHQAIERSEAQMGCNGPMNGSDALSAAGRSDSIMGLANHSPKIGPAAMPSPNDTVGLHNSFYGL; this is encoded by the exons ATGAC AGTGAGCATACTTGTTATCTCGTTCAATCCAGACCGACCTGCTATAGTGTGTGGGATCATTGGTCTTCTCCTTCATGATCCTTTAGCCACTCAGACTGTACTGGCAGGGACTGAGCT CGCCGAGGGGCTTTCTCTCCTGCAGCATCG TGGTCAGGATGCGGCTGGCGTCGTTACCTGTGGATCAGGTGGTCGATTCTATCAAGTCAAGGCAAACGGTATGGTCAGGGATGTCTTTGATGAGGCAGCTGTGGCTGGGCTAAAGGGCTGGATGGGTATTGGTCATG CCAGGTATCCTACGGCTGGTAGTTCTGCCCATGCTGAAGCCCAGCCTTTCTATGTTAACTCTCCCTACGGTATTTGCTTTGCCCAT AATGGCAACATTGTCAATACTCCTGCTCTTCGGCAATTCCTTGATGTCGACGCCCATAGACACATTAACACAGACTCTGATTCCGaacttcttctcaatatcCTTGCTGACAATCTTCAGAAAACTGGCAAGTTTCGAATCAATGAGGAGGATATCTTTACTGCCATCGGTGACCTCACCAAGACCTGCATTGGCGCCTATGCCTGTGTTGCCATGATTGCTGGTTTTGGGCTGGTAGTCTTCAGGGACCCCAATGGTATTCGACCTGCTGGTATTGCTACTAGAAAAGGCGCCCGAGGTGGCCTTGACTACCTTGTCGCCAGTGAAAATGTTGTTGCTCAGGGTTTAGGCTTCTCTCAGTGGGAAGATGTCAAAGCTGGCGaagccatcatcatcacaCGTGAAAAGATTACTCGCAGACAGGTGGCTGAGCCTCAAGTCTTTTCCCCAGACATTTTTGAGTATGTCTACTTTGCTAGACCCGACTCTACCCTTGATGGTGTCAGTGTCTACCGAAGCCGTATGGCTATGGGAGAATATCTTGCCGAAACTGCCAAGAAGGAGCTGGCCAAGGCTAATCTGACGATTGATGTTATTATCCCTGTACCAGATACTTCTCGTGTCGCTGCCTTACAATGCGCGCAGCATCTCAACATCCCCTACCGAGAAGGTTTCGTAAAAAACAGATATGTTGGCAGGACTTTCATTATGCCCGGTCAAAGTGAACG TCGTAAGAATGTTCGACGGAAGCTCAATGCTATGCCTATGGAGTTCGCAGACAAGGTTGTCATGCTAGTTGATG ACTCAATTGTACGAGGCACCACTTCCAAGGAGATTGTCCAGATGGCCAAAGATGTTGGCGCTAAAAAAATTGTCGTTGCCTCTTGCGCTCCACCTATCCG ACACTCCAACGTGTATGGTATTGATATGCCCTCGTCTCACGAGCTTGTCGCTCATGACCGCACAACAGAGGAAGTTGCGGAGCATATTGGTGCTGATCTCGTCATTTACCAAACGCTGGAAGATCTTATAATGTCGTGCAAAAAGTTCAACCCCTCCATCCCGCAGTTTGATTGCTCAGTTTTCACCGGCGAGTATGTCACTGGAGGTGTTGATGACAAATATCTGGAACATTTAACGAGACTGAGGAATGACAATGCCAAGGCCAAAAAAATGCATCAGGCCATTGAGAGGAGCGAGGCGCAAATGGGATGCAACGGACCCATGAATGGTTCCGACGCCTTGAGCGCTGCAGGAAGGTCTGATTCGATCATGGGTCTAGCCAACCACTCACCCAAGATTGGTCCTGCTGCTATGCCATCACCCAATGACACTGTTGGTCTTCACAACTCTTTCTACGGATTATaa
- a CDS encoding 4-aminobutyrate transaminase, which produces MSASVRNAAQWADFGREHVSHGLGRLKDHVIVKGKGLDLYTADGKKLLDFTAGIGVTNLGHCHPAVSKAATEQINNLVHLQCSIAFHAPYLELIEKLLPAMPDASLDQFYFWNSGSEAVEAAIKLARKATGRQNLIAFQGAYHGRTMGAGAMTRSKPIYTQSTGPLMPGVFVTAYPYWHSLGVTPSTSEEEIVRLATHQLDMLLRQQTNPKDVAAIFIEPVQGEGGYVPCPPAFLKHLRDVCDKHGILLVVDEVQTGFYRTGKYFSVDAIPGLRPDVLIFAKGVANGFPLSGIASNRELMGTLDVGSLGGTYAGNAVACAAAIAAQEVYASGEVEKNVAVRSKELFTALRKLATSSKTKHLIADVRGQGLMAAIEFRSASDPLTHDGLPEGTKIPKDIGKRVQNYCLEKDLLVLVTSCFDTIRFIPALIISEDEMKRAMDILTEAVEKVAIEG; this is translated from the exons ATGTCTGCATCGGTACGCAACGCTGCCCAGTGGGCCGACTTTGGTCGCGAGCACGTCTCCCATGGCCTTGGGAGACTCAAGGATCATGTCATTGTCAAGGGCAAAGGTCTTGATCTGTATACTGCCGATGGCAAGAAGCTGCTCGACTTCACCGCCGGCATCGGCGTCACCAACCTTGGCCA TTGTCATCCTGCGGTTTCGAAAGCAGCTACTGAGCAAATTAACAATCTTGTGCACCTGCAATGCTCTATTGCGTTCCATGCGCCGTATCTTGAGCTGATTGAGAAGCTGCTTCCTGCAATGCCCGACGCTTCGCTCGATCAGTTTTACTTTTGGAACTCGGGCTCCGAGGCGGTTGAGGCAGCGATCAAGTTGGCGAGAAAGGCTACCGGCAGGCAAAACTTGATTGCGTTCCAAGGTGCTTACCATGGAAGAACTATGGGCGCCGGTGCCATGACGAGGTCGAAGCCGATTTACACTCAGAGTACTGGACCGTTGATG CCTGGTGTCTTTGTTACAGCTTACCCCTACTGGCACTCTCTCGGTGTGACGCCTTCCAcgtctgaagaagagattgtaAGACTTGCCACGCACCAGCTTGACATGCTGTTGCGACAACAGACAAACCCCAAGGACGTTGCTGCTATATTTATCGAACCCGTCCAGGGTGAAGG CGGCTACGTCCCCTGTCCTCCTGCGTTTTTGAAGCATCTTCGTGATGTCTGCGATAAGCACGGTATCCTCCTCGTGGTTGATGAAGTACAGACTGGTTTCTACCGGACAGGCAAATACTTTTCTGTGGACGCCATTCCTGGCTTGCGCCCAGATGTCCTTATCTTTGCCAAGGGCGTTGCCAACGGTTTCCCATTATCTGGTATAGCCTCGAACAGGGAGCTCATGGGTACACTCGATGTCGGATCCCTGGGTGGCACTTATGCTGGTAACGCGGTCGCCTGTGCTGCCGCCATCGCTGCTCAAGAGGTTTATGCTTCTGGCGAAGtggaaaagaatgttgCTGTTCGATCCAAAGAGCTTTTCACTGCTCTCCGCAAACTTGCCACTTCCTCTAAAACCAAGCATCTCATTGCTGATGTCCGTGGTCAAGGTCTGATGGCTGCCATCGAATTCCGATCTGCCTCTGATCCCCTTACCCACGATGGTTTGCCAGAAGGCACAAAGATTCCCAAGGACATTGGCAAGAGGGTTCAGAATTACTGCCTTGAGAAAGACCTGTTGGTGCTTGTCACTTCATGTTTCGACACCATCAGGTTTATTCCTGCTCTGATCATCAGtgaggatgagatgaagagggCGATGGACATCCTCACCGAGGCTGTTGAGAAGGTTGCCATTGAGGGATAG